The genomic segment TCATGACACCCTGGAGATGGAAATCAGGGCGTTTTGTGCTGCGGTTCGTGACGGTCTTGCTTCTCCGGTGCCTGGCCAGGATGGACGTCGCGCCCTGGCGGTGATCATGGACATTCGGGAGGCGATCCAGACTACGGCAGGCGATGTCGCGTGAAAATTTTGCTGGTGGCTGGTGAAGCCTCCGGAGATTTATTGGGTGCCGACCTTTTGGCCGGTTTGCAGGTACGCTTTCCAGACCTGGTCGCTTTGGGGGTAGGCGGTCCTCGCATGCGGCGGCAAGGATTGCAGACACCCTATGACGTCAACGATCTCTCGGTCATTGGCCTGTTCGAGGTTGTTCGCCATTTGCCGCGCATGTTTCAGGTCTTTCGTTATCTGACCGGCCTGTTGCGCCGGGAGAGACCTGACCTGCTCGTGACCATTGATCTGCCGGATTTTAATTTTGTCCTGGCCGGGCAGGCCAAGCGCTTGGGCGTTCCTGTCATCCACTATGTATCACCCCAGGTTTGGGCCTGGCGCCCAGGCCGGGTGCATCGTGTTGCACGTTTGGTGGATCATCTGCTGGTGCTGTTCCCCTTTGAGCCCCGGTACTACGCAGGCACCGGATTACCGGTGACTTTTGTTGGTCACCCCCTGGTCAGACAGGTCAAGACACATCGCAGTCGGGAGGAGGTGCGCCAACAGTTGGGCATCTCGCCAGATGAACCGATGGTGACTCTGCTGCCTGGCAGTCGCGACAGCGAAATCGCCCGCCTGTTGCCGATCATGTTGCAGACCTGTCAACAGGTGGTTCGATCAGAACCCCGTTGCCGATTTGCTCTGGCCATGGCCGAGACACTTTCCCGAACAGATATCCAGACACATTGGCCTGGTGATACGAACCTTGCCGTCAGTATTCACCAAGGCATGACGCTTGATCTGCTTGCCGCGACTGATGTTGCCCTGGTGGCGTCCGGAACAGTCACACTGGAGGCGGCTCTGCTGAGCACCCCCATGGTAGTCATTTATCGCGTCAACCGTTTCACTTACGAAATTGGGCGAAGGGTCATCCAGGTGCCCTACATCTCCCTGGCCAACCTGGTCGCCGAACGGGCTGTCGTTCCTGAGCGTATCCAATCTGCGGCCAATCCCGAAACTCTGACAACCGATCTTTTGACTCTTCTCAAAGATTGCCGCGCCAACATGGCCATGCGTCACGATCTGGGCGTTGTTCGTTCCCGCCTGACCAGTCCAGAATGCAGCGCTTCCGATGTTGTTGCTGAATTTTTGCTCAAAAAAAACGTGGCCTCGCTGCGCAAAGCTCTCCTTAGCACGCACTTTTAAATGCGATTATCCAGGGGCGCCTGGGCAGTGACAAAAAAAGTTGAAATTTTGCCTGGATGAATGCCATAGTCCGGGAGGGGTAGGGGTGTTGTTGGTCCAAAACAAAATCAGCCGAGGAGGTCGGTGTGGCAACGATAGAAATGACTCAACACAATTTTGATGCGATCGTTGATGGCCATGATACCGTATTTATTGACTTTTGGGCAT from the Magnetococcales bacterium genome contains:
- the lpxB gene encoding lipid-A-disaccharide synthase, with protein sequence MKILLVAGEASGDLLGADLLAGLQVRFPDLVALGVGGPRMRRQGLQTPYDVNDLSVIGLFEVVRHLPRMFQVFRYLTGLLRRERPDLLVTIDLPDFNFVLAGQAKRLGVPVIHYVSPQVWAWRPGRVHRVARLVDHLLVLFPFEPRYYAGTGLPVTFVGHPLVRQVKTHRSREEVRQQLGISPDEPMVTLLPGSRDSEIARLLPIMLQTCQQVVRSEPRCRFALAMAETLSRTDIQTHWPGDTNLAVSIHQGMTLDLLAATDVALVASGTVTLEAALLSTPMVVIYRVNRFTYEIGRRVIQVPYISLANLVAERAVVPERIQSAANPETLTTDLLTLLKDCRANMAMRHDLGVVRSRLTSPECSASDVVAEFLLKKNVASLRKALLSTHF